GCGCGCCGTAATACGCCCGGTCTCCATTGGGATCGGTCACCCATAGGTCCAGGTCCGTGTTGTCGGCGTCCCAGGTCACCACCACGCGCACGTCGAGGGGATGGGCCCTGCGCAGGCGCGGGTCCAGGAAATCGGCGTGGACGGGCCGCCGCCCGCGGCTGAGAATGCCGTTGATCTCGGTCAGGGCCAGCAGCTCTACCTGCGGAAAGCGCGCGTCCCAGGTGCGGCGCACCACGGTATAGAGCGTTTCCACCGCCTGCTGTTCGTCGCCCGCCGCCGCGTAGGCCAGGCCGAGGTCACGGTAACTCTGCGGCTCGTTCGGCGCGAGGCGTTCCACCTGCCGCAGGACAGGCAGGGCGAGGTCCGGGCGGCCCGCTTGCAGAGAGCGGTAGGCCAGAATTCGCAGCACCGCGCGGTTTTCGAGTTGCAGCTCCGCGAGGTTGCTCAGCACCCGCAGGCCCAGGGCCTTTTGCCCGCGTTCCAGCAGCACGTCCGCCACGTCCAGGTAAAAGGCGGGGCTACGGAGGTACGGGGGCCGCTCGTCAAGGTAGATGCGGTAGAGGTCCGCGTCCGGCGCGGCGCGCAGCCGGGCGGCATAGGGCGCGTCAGGCATCCAGCGCTGAAGCTGCACGGTGACGGCGGCCGTTCCGCCCGTGCTGGGGGCTGGTTTAGAGGTAGCCTGGGAAGAGGCCGCGCCGGACGCGGCTCCAGTGGCTTGGGGGGACACGGGGCTGGGCGCAAGCGCCGCCGGAGAAGGAGCGGAGGTGACCCAGGACTCGGGGGTGGTCACACGGCCCTCCACCGGGCCCGGCTGCGTGCGAGACGGCGCGTCTGGCAACCCTTGGGGCTCCGGCTTCGTTTTCGGAAAGTCGCGCTTCCACCAGGCGTCGTACTCCTCAAACATCCGCAACACGCCGGCCTGGTGCGCCGCTTCCTTCTCGGCCGTGTCGGCCTCCCGGGCCCGCGCCAATGCGCGGTATTCCTTGAGCAGCTCGGCGGGTGGCGTCACTCCGTAGCCCAGGTAATCCTCGGCGCGGTCCAGCACGAGCAGGGACGTGCCGGGCGTGACCAGCCGGAACTTCTCGCCCAGCCGCCGAGTCTCCGCGCGGTTGAGGTCCGGCTCGGCCTGCAGGTCCTCCACCATTCGGGCGGCCCACAGGGAAGGAACGAACGCGCGCCCGGGTGCGTCTCCAAGGGGGAACCGGACCTGCGTTCCGTTCGGCAGCTGGGCGCGCAGGATGGCCGCGTTCCCCGTCAAGCGGCCCGCAATGGTCCAGTGCGTGGCGTGCTCCCGCACGGTGAGGTGATCCGCGGCGTCCGCCTCCACCTCCAGGGGCGTGCCCGGGGCCCCAGTCAGGGCCTGTGCCGCCTGTGCGGGGGACAGCCGCGCCAGATTGAGGCTGACGCCACCCGAACGGGTGGCGAGGGCGTTGAGGCGGGCTGCGTCGTTGCTGACCGCACTGTTCACGATGTGCAGCGGTACGGGCGAGGGACCCAGCCGGACGCTGCCCAAGTTGTCGAGGCCGTCACTGAACAGCAGGCGCTCGGTGACGCCCGAGCAGGTGGTGGGCGTGCAGGCGAGGGCGTCGAAGTTGGTGCCGCCGTCGTACACGGTTC
The sequence above is a segment of the Deinococcus hopiensis KR-140 genome. Coding sequences within it:
- a CDS encoding VIT domain-containing protein, translated to MRVNLLWLLPLLTASPSTHTQGQPVLAQRDAPASVQVQPALPPRLVTPAAEQHVRLRAVEVSAELTPGFARTTLEFEFFNPNARVLEGSLEFPLLEGQVVTGFALNFGGHWREAVPVEKARAQQVFEDVARVGVDPAVLEVTRGNNYRVRVYPLPARGVRRVRLEVSEPLQGGLYRLPLAFADRPHLRLNVSVNGEAALKGFPALGDVPLKLDPQGLREARVDRAAYGGSGTLEVRVSGPRVAQTVTGTFGNERYFLTTLPKPAAPTARRQVQAVELLWDASGSAGHNHTRELALLDAYFAAFPDVRVRLMRFRDVPEPALTFTVQSGDWRALRRELERTVYDGGTNFDALACTPTTCSGVTERLLFSDGLDNLGSVRLGPSPVPLHIVNSAVSNDAARLNALATRSGGVSLNLARLSPAQAAQALTGAPGTPLEVEADAADHLTVREHATHWTIAGRLTGNAAILRAQLPNGTQVRFPLGDAPGRAFVPSLWAARMVEDLQAEPDLNRAETRRLGEKFRLVTPGTSLLVLDRAEDYLGYGVTPPAELLKEYRALARAREADTAEKEAAHQAGVLRMFEEYDAWWKRDFPKTKPEPQGLPDAPSRTQPGPVEGRVTTPESWVTSAPSPAALAPSPVSPQATGAASGAASSQATSKPAPSTGGTAAVTVQLQRWMPDAPYAARLRAAPDADLYRIYLDERPPYLRSPAFYLDVADVLLERGQKALGLRVLSNLAELQLENRAVLRILAYRSLQAGRPDLALPVLRQVERLAPNEPQSYRDLGLAYAAAGDEQQAVETLYTVVRRTWDARFPQVELLALTEINGILSRGRRPVHADFLDPRLRRAHPLDVRVVVTWDADNTDLDLWVTDPNGDRAYYGAPLSTQGGRLSRDFTGGYGPEVFSLKEAKPGRYRMEVDYYGNHQQAVTGPVTLQARVITAFGTPREREQLITLRLKDEQDRLLVGEFTVE